From Campylobacter suis, a single genomic window includes:
- a CDS encoding TonB-dependent receptor domain-containing protein, with the protein MINAHISKGNTYKDGDGERINFGYKRNGQNLVLGFTPDELSEYKFSYIHDLMRDNKAPQHVADDIETEFNIAKFDVRLGEKDLSNTLNLEFKYTQVDRISSSGKLRNSPIDTRLYANRKIFDINAKYDVDLDKFHNTFGIGYIHDNQDAKRYVNRNGIVTQTGYRFADILNHRYRVFDTLSYKFDEFHKLSLGLNYDWLRTELKGIDETYSGAANINSVRRLLKSIYGYDFDGRSNKSGLSGSLRYDFTPNSNSKYYAAFESLYRIGGNADRFDTLYGSAANANAGLIANALLKPERHNRINLGFDHKSDGYTRYLSSNGYAFGGQFIADRVDDLNIYDRLHKGNAGINQNATITRNVDAKIYTAKFYSNYTFANNFGLKGVFYYAYGQNTTDDRPLYQIRPFEVNVNFDYTDNASFGSYNIGTALRYVAKQTRGDWDKMTSFGIDKKEAAKGFTTLDIYSGIEFKKNFGVRLGINNLFDKKYTEFLSASNVGALDPFIVNAPGRTFWLSFHANF; encoded by the coding sequence ATGATTAATGCCCATATCTCAAAAGGAAATACCTATAAAGATGGGGACGGCGAGAGGATAAATTTTGGCTATAAGCGTAATGGTCAGAATTTAGTTCTTGGTTTTACCCCTGATGAGTTAAGTGAGTATAAATTTAGTTACATACATGATCTAATGCGTGATAATAAAGCCCCGCAACATGTGGCAGATGATATAGAAACTGAGTTTAATATAGCCAAATTTGATGTAAGACTAGGTGAAAAAGATCTATCAAATACCTTAAATTTAGAGTTTAAATATACACAGGTTGACAGAATTAGCAGTAGTGGCAAGCTAAGAAATTCTCCAATCGATACTCGCTTGTATGCAAATCGAAAAATTTTTGATATAAATGCTAAATATGATGTGGATTTGGATAAGTTTCACAATACTTTTGGCATAGGTTATATCCATGATAATCAGGACGCAAAAAGATATGTTAATAGAAATGGTATAGTAACTCAGACTGGATATAGATTCGCAGATATCTTAAACCACAGATATAGAGTTTTTGATACATTAAGCTATAAATTTGATGAGTTTCATAAACTTAGCCTTGGGCTAAATTATGACTGGCTAAGGACAGAACTAAAGGGCATAGATGAGACCTACTCTGGTGCGGCTAATATAAATAGCGTAAGAAGGCTGTTAAAATCTATTTATGGATATGATTTTGATGGTAGATCAAATAAGAGTGGGCTAAGCGGTAGTCTTAGATATGATTTTACTCCAAACTCAAACAGTAAATACTACGCGGCTTTTGAGAGTTTATATAGGATAGGCGGTAATGCCGATAGATTTGACACACTTTATGGCTCAGCTGCTAATGCTAATGCTGGACTTATAGCAAATGCTCTTTTAAAACCTGAAAGACATAACCGCATAAATTTGGGATTTGATCACAAAAGCGATGGATATACAAGGTATTTAAGCTCAAACGGCTATGCCTTTGGAGGGCAGTTTATAGCTGATAGAGTAGATGATCTTAATATATACGATCGTTTGCATAAAGGAAATGCCGGCATAAATCAAAATGCAACCATTACAAGAAATGTGGATGCTAAAATTTATACAGCTAAGTTTTATTCAAACTATACTTTTGCTAATAATTTTGGTCTAAAAGGGGTATTTTACTACGCATACGGACAAAATACTACCGATGATAGACCGCTTTATCAAATCAGGCCTTTTGAGGTAAATGTAAATTTTGACTATACAGATAATGCTTCATTTGGTAGTTATAATATCGGCACAGCGCTTCGATATGTAGCAAAACAAACTCGTGGCGATTGGGATAAAATGACTAGTTTTGGTATAGATAAAAAAGAGGCAGCAAAGGGCTTTACGACTTTGGATATTTATAGCGGGATAGAGTTTAAGAAAAATTTTGGTGTAAGACTTGGTATCAACAATCTCTTTGATAAAAAATATACCGAATTTCTTAGCGCCAGCAATGTGGGAGCACTTGATCCTTTTATCGTAAATGCACCAGGCAGGACATTTTGGCTAAGCTTTCATGCTAATTTTTAA